A stretch of Palaemon carinicauda isolate YSFRI2023 chromosome 36, ASM3689809v2, whole genome shotgun sequence DNA encodes these proteins:
- the LOC137628290 gene encoding acanthoscurrin-1-like encodes MLVLAALVSADGYGHGHGGHGGHGGHGGGYGHGGHGGHGGGYGHGGHGHGGHGYGYPKISPGGKSSYEFWLGKSGHKGHLVYEGYYGGHGGYH; translated from the coding sequence ATGCTTGTCCTGGCCGCTTTAGTAAGCGCTGATGGCTACGGCCACGGCCATGGTGGACACGGTGGCCACGGTGGCCATGGAGGAGGATACGGCCATGGTGGCCACGGTGGCCATGGAGGAGGATACGGCCACGGTGGCCACGGTCACGGCGGACACGGCTACGGCTACCCCAAGATATCCCCAGGAGGTAAATCGAGCTACGAATTCTGGCTGGGGAAAAGCGGCCACAAAGGGCACCTCGTCTACGAAGGATACTACGGCGGCCATGGAGGATACCATTAG
- the LOC137628350 gene encoding holotricin-3-like has protein sequence MKSLFVALALVLLVALVNAGGHGFGHGHGGFGHGGYGHGGHGGFGHGGFGHGGYGHGGHGGFGHGGHGHGGYGHSKGHKIDGSYGGGYSDNHFHISPGYGHGGYGHGHGGFGHGHGGYH, from the exons ATG AAATCCTTGTTCGTAGCACTGGCGCTGGTTCTTCTAGTCGCACTTGTTAACGCCGGAGGACACGGCTTCGGACACGGTCATGGAGGATTTGGACACGGTGGCTACGGACACGGCGGCCACGGAGGTTTTGGACACGGAGGATTCGGACACGGGGGCTACGGACATGGTGGCCACGGAGGATTCGGACACGGCGGCCACGGCCATGGAGGATACGGCCACAGCAAGGGCCACAAGATCGATGGCAGCTACGGCGGAGGATATTCCGACAACCACTTCCATATCAGCCCAGGTTACGGCCATGGAGGGTACGGACACGGCCATGGTGGTTTTGGACACGGCCATGGTGGATACCACTGA
- the LOC137628291 gene encoding uncharacterized protein encodes MTSGRKKCLLASVAVVLLAALVNADGYGHGHGGHGHGHGHGHGGYGKGHVVHKKHYGGGKSNQHFHLSGPHGHGGYGHGHGGFGHGHGGFGHGHGGFGHGHGGYGHGHGGFGHGHGGFGHGHGGFGHGHGHGGFGHGHGGHGGYH; translated from the exons ATGACAAGCGGTCGAAAA aagtgctTGTTAGCATCCGTAGCCGTGGTTTTGTTGGCTGCCCTCGTAAATGCTGATGGATACGGTCATGGTCACGGTGGACATGGCCACGGGCATGGCCATGGCCATGGTGGATATGGCAAAGGACACGTTGTCCACAAGAAGCACTACGGCGGAGGAAAATCCAATCAACATTTCCACTTGTCCGGCCCTCATGGCCATGGTGGCTACGGACATGGCCACGGTGGCTTTGGACATGGACACGGTGGCTTTGGACATGGCCACGGTGGCTTTGGACATGGACACGGTGGCTACGGACATGGCCACGGTGGCTTTGGACATGGCCACGGTGGCTTTGGACATGGCCACGGTGGCTTCGGACATGGACATGGCCATGGCGGCTTCGGACACGGTCATGGTGGCCATGGTGGATATCACTGA